The Humulus lupulus chromosome 3, drHumLupu1.1, whole genome shotgun sequence genome window below encodes:
- the LOC133822001 gene encoding plasmodesmata-located protein 6, which yields MCRTKPPFFLLIFLTTALSTLFAPSESSTETFVFGGCSQLKYSPGSPYESGVNSLLTSFVNSAMFSTFNKYTIPATGGAPNLYGLFQCRGDLGNDACSRCVARAVSQLGTLCTDSCGGALQLEGCLVKYDNTSFLGVEDKTVVVKKCGPAVGYDSDAMSRRDGVLDYMSANSGAGAGGLYRVGGSGNIQGVAQCVGDLSQSECQDCLSDAIQRLKTDCGPASWGDVYLAKCYARFSEGGSHSHGGKDDNSNDDEIEKTLAILIGLIAGVGLLIVFLSFLRKLCESDKGGK from the exons ATGTGTAGAACAAAGCCTCCGTTTTTCTTACTCATCTTCCTAACCACAGCTCTCTCGACCCTCTTCGCGCCATCAGAATCCTCCACCGAGACCTTCGTCTTCGGTGGCTGCTCGCAGCTCAAGTACTCTCCCGGCTCGCCGTACGAGTCGGGAGTCAACTCCCTCCTCACTTCCTTTGTCAACTCGGCCATGTTCTCCACATTCAACAAGTACACCATCCCCGCCACCGGCGGTGCTCCCAACTTGTACGGCCTCTTTCAATGCCGGGGAGACCTGGGCAACGACGCCTGCTCTCGCTGCGTGGCTCGCGCTGTGAGTCAACTCGGCACACTCTGCACCGACTCGTGCGGTGGCGCGTTGCAGCTCGAGGGCTGCCTCGTTAAGTACGATAACACCTCGTTTCTAGGCGTGGAGGACAAGACCGTCGTCGTAAAGAAATGTGGACCGGCCGTCGGGTACGACTCCGACGCGATGTCCCGGCGGGACGGCGTTCTGGACTACATGAGTGCGAACTCTGGCGCCGGTGCCGGAGGTCTGTACAGAGTTGGTGGCTCCGGTAACATCCAGGGCGTGGCGCAGTGCGTGGGGGACTTGAGCCAATCGGAGTGCCAGGATTGCCTCTCGGACGCAATCCAACGGCTGAAAACCGACTGTGGGCCAGCCTCGTGGGGTGACGTGTACTTGGCCAAGTGCTACGCGCGGTTCTCGGAAGGTGGATCCCACTCGCACGGCGGAAAGG ATGACAATAGTAATGATGATGAAATTGAGAAGACACTAGCAATATTAATTGGACTCATAGCTGGTGTTGGTCTGCTAATTGTGTTCCTTTCTTTCTTGAGAAAACTTTGTGAAAGTGATAAAG GTGGGAAGTGA